Proteins encoded together in one Ruminococcaceae bacterium KH2T8 window:
- a CDS encoding 3-dehydroquinate dehydratase, with protein sequence MKILVLNGPNLNMLGIREPEIYGKTTYKDLVGMIENHCAGKGIEVECKQSNHEGDLVDMIQQAYFDKVDGIVINPGAYTHTSVALLDALKAVQIKTVEIHISKMDEREDFRQRSFVALFASKRIIGKGVNGYLEAIDYLSDGV encoded by the coding sequence ATGAAGATACTTGTCTTAAACGGACCTAACCTTAACATGCTCGGCATCAGGGAGCCCGAGATCTACGGAAAGACCACATATAAGGATCTTGTCGGGATGATCGAGAACCACTGCGCCGGGAAGGGGATCGAGGTCGAGTGCAAGCAGAGCAACCATGAAGGCGATCTTGTCGACATGATCCAGCAGGCATATTTTGATAAGGTCGACGGCATCGTCATAAATCCCGGTGCGTATACACATACTTCAGTAGCGCTCCTCGATGCGCTCAAGGCCGTTCAGATCAAGACAGTCGAGATTCATATCTCCAAGATGGATGAGAGAGAGGATTTCAGACAGAGATCCTTTGTTGCGCTCTTTGCTTCCAAAAGGATCATCGGAAAAGGCGTAAACGGATATCTCGAAGCAATTGACTATCTGTCAGACGGTGTTTAA
- a CDS encoding DNA-binding transcriptional regulator, LysR family: MNVDIRELWIYVTTVRKANLQKVSKSIELSSSTLSRDLSHLSSRLEFDLYRKDKKSFISTEKGLLFYDLARLLIVILKRMESLSDSGGISIGLSREKYSVPLTDALQTFIEQKPDLRTEIHYGNRRDLRNALMNEMIDFMVCADYEYTDDSFDTISLDIDYHVAVPAGHPFASKAYISHYELQHTSLVYPVELSDICEDLFGDTLNYSVVTNSLLLSLAMTANGRGCSIVPDTLSSAFKSDRITIVPLYPKVTEHIVIVARKNIRPNSPAYEFWQLLNKLVKPAE, encoded by the coding sequence ATGAATGTAGATATTCGAGAACTGTGGATCTACGTGACCACGGTAAGGAAAGCTAATCTCCAAAAAGTTTCGAAGAGCATCGAACTCAGTTCGTCCACTTTATCGCGAGATCTTTCTCATCTGAGCTCAAGACTCGAGTTCGATCTTTACAGGAAAGACAAAAAGAGCTTTATCTCCACTGAAAAAGGATTGCTCTTCTACGATCTTGCAAGGCTCCTGATCGTCATATTAAAGAGGATGGAGAGCCTTTCGGACAGCGGCGGTATATCGATAGGACTTTCGCGCGAAAAGTATTCGGTCCCGTTAACCGATGCACTGCAGACGTTTATCGAGCAAAAGCCTGATCTGCGCACGGAAATACACTACGGAAACAGAAGGGATCTGAGAAACGCTCTCATGAACGAAATGATAGATTTTATGGTGTGCGCCGATTACGAATATACAGACGATTCCTTTGATACCATAAGTCTGGACATTGATTACCATGTCGCAGTTCCGGCCGGACACCCGTTCGCATCGAAGGCGTATATATCACATTATGAGCTTCAGCATACATCACTTGTTTATCCCGTCGAGCTCAGCGATATCTGCGAGGATCTCTTCGGTGATACGTTAAACTATTCGGTAGTTACGAACAGCCTCCTGTTATCACTCGCGATGACGGCTAACGGACGGGGATGTTCTATAGTTCCCGATACCCTTTCCTCCGCATTTAAGAGCGATCGCATTACCATTGTTCCTCTCTACCCGAAAGTAACGGAACATATCGTGATCGTGGCCAGAAAGAATATCCGACCGAACTCTCCTGCTTATGAGTTTTGGCAATTGCTGAACAAACTGGTCAAGCCTGCTGAATGA
- a CDS encoding diguanylate cyclase (GGDEF) domain-containing protein, which yields MKDKIKRWLGLDESSEYVNHYFEESNARASIYMSVIIIILEGWMIINLAYRLMFDTVFARGEQWILTHFIAYVALFASGCGALIYADRYIHGKIKHGKGSHSLTLWLFCIVCTLFGIFISYSDYGNGEQILTFIAMELFVVCLLVWKPITSFCVLSVSFLAMYLMMSQFGRPSFATRINFFILWITVLVTSISNYHQKKVEAEKDESVDTVTAQIRRAAMIDEMTGLANMNFFRKRAAEILLEKGVNPGSKIFLFLDIENFKAVNEKYGFESGNAFLTKIAGAMAEAFPDALIARQGDDHFVILADRKGHKEKLESLRALVYDFDSDLQLGLKTGGFVPHDAGCDPHVACDNARYACESIKKKFDQDYCEYDNKLSDEFSMKQYIVNNVDHALDNGHIKVYYQPVVWAKNRKLCGYEALVKWEDPTYGFLSPGLFIPILEEYRQVHKVDMIVIDNVCRDLRRLIDTKKPAVPVSINFSRLDFELTDVVDLIESCAQQYNIPRNMLHVEVTESALSEYINTLQDDLDRLRNLGYPLWLDDFGSGYSSLNVLKDFEFDVMKIDMVFLSSFKTNKEKSKAVLKNVVQMANDLGMHTLTEGVETLEEAEYLKQIGCERLQGYLFGKAMPIEDALVKIAAGTLPVSEEFING from the coding sequence ATGAAAGATAAGATCAAACGTTGGCTGGGACTTGATGAGTCCAGCGAATATGTTAACCATTATTTTGAGGAGAGCAATGCGCGGGCAAGTATCTACATGTCCGTGATCATTATCATCCTCGAAGGTTGGATGATCATAAATCTGGCCTACAGGCTCATGTTCGATACTGTATTTGCCAGAGGAGAACAGTGGATCCTTACGCATTTCATAGCTTATGTCGCTCTTTTCGCATCGGGCTGCGGTGCCCTTATCTATGCAGACAGATATATACACGGTAAGATCAAGCACGGCAAGGGCAGTCACTCGCTGACATTGTGGCTCTTCTGTATTGTCTGCACACTATTCGGTATATTCATATCATATTCGGATTACGGGAACGGTGAGCAGATCCTGACATTTATCGCCATGGAACTGTTTGTTGTCTGTCTTCTCGTCTGGAAGCCCATTACTTCGTTCTGTGTGCTCTCGGTATCGTTCCTTGCGATGTATCTCATGATGAGCCAGTTCGGACGGCCTTCTTTCGCGACGAGGATCAATTTCTTTATCCTTTGGATCACGGTTCTCGTAACGAGCATAAGTAATTATCATCAGAAGAAGGTCGAGGCTGAAAAGGACGAGAGCGTTGATACGGTTACGGCTCAGATCAGAAGAGCAGCCATGATCGATGAGATGACGGGACTTGCGAACATGAACTTCTTCAGGAAGAGAGCTGCCGAGATCCTGCTCGAAAAGGGCGTCAATCCCGGATCCAAGATCTTCCTTTTCCTCGATATCGAGAACTTTAAGGCAGTCAACGAGAAGTACGGATTTGAATCCGGTAATGCATTCCTTACAAAGATAGCGGGAGCGATGGCAGAGGCGTTCCCCGATGCACTTATCGCAAGACAGGGTGACGATCATTTTGTTATCCTCGCAGACAGAAAAGGACATAAGGAAAAGCTCGAATCATTGAGAGCTCTGGTATATGATTTCGATTCCGATCTTCAGCTCGGACTCAAGACAGGCGGATTCGTTCCTCACGACGCGGGATGCGATCCTCATGTTGCCTGTGACAATGCCCGTTATGCCTGCGAGAGTATCAAGAAGAAGTTCGATCAGGATTATTGCGAATACGATAACAAGCTCAGCGACGAATTCAGCATGAAGCAGTATATCGTTAATAACGTTGACCATGCACTCGATAACGGTCATATCAAGGTCTACTATCAGCCCGTAGTATGGGCAAAGAACAGAAAGCTCTGCGGATACGAGGCTCTCGTTAAGTGGGAGGATCCGACGTACGGCTTCCTGTCTCCGGGACTCTTTATCCCGATCCTTGAGGAATACAGACAGGTACATAAGGTCGATATGATCGTTATCGATAATGTCTGCAGAGATTTAAGAAGACTCATCGATACCAAGAAGCCTGCAGTTCCCGTTTCGATCAACTTCTCAAGGCTCGACTTCGAGCTTACCGATGTAGTAGATCTCATCGAGAGTTGTGCACAGCAATACAATATTCCGAGGAATATGCTTCATGTAGAGGTTACGGAGAGTGCTTTGTCCGAATATATCAATACTCTTCAGGATGACCTCGACAGATTAAGGAATCTCGGATATCCGCTCTGGCTCGATGACTTCGGTTCCGGGTACTCGTCGCTCAATGTACTGAAGGACTTTGAGTTCGATGTCATGAAGATAGATATGGTATTCCTTTCGAGCTTTAAGACAAATAAGGAAAAGTCAAAGGCAGTACTCAAGAATGTAGTCCAGATGGCGAATGACCTCGGAATGCATACGCTCACGGAGGGTGTTGAGACACTCGAAGAAGCCGAATATCTGAAGCAGATCGGCTGTGAGAGACTTCAGGGATACCTCTTTGGCAAAGCGATGCCTATCGAGGATGCTCTGGTAAAGATCGCGGCAGGTACATTGCCGGTATCCGAGGAGTTCATCAATGGTTGA
- a CDS encoding shikimate kinase codes for MALDELRHEIDEADRILLDAIEKRIDVARRIGEYKRIIGKPVYDRDREASKLDSLERLAGAESRPYIRDLYTKIFEVTRSHEDKPLFGVLGQKLPHTYSPMIHHLLTDEYTYGIIEREPEELDKLFADKVYGGFNVTIPYKKEAAKRCDVMSDEAAAIGAVNTVVFAPDGKTYGYNTDIFGFEYMLSRNDIDPKGKKCLILGTGGASAAVSYALNRMGAEVSFCSRTGEIDYDNVYEKCADVSLIVNCTPVGMYPEVDGKALELSKFNSCEAYADLIYNPSVTRLMEEAESLGLKTAGGLSMLVAQAYKASCFFKGEKTFEVTPESSKVIDEITDILTGRMKNIAFIGMPGCGKTSLGKHIARITGREFTDLDEAYIAEYGVKPSETIEAEGEDAFRQKETEIIKKILPGSGRIISCGGGVVTRDINKYYLKCNSRIVYVERPLESLDHKDRPLSAREGVEKLYEQRRENYESWSDVRLTIGAKESKYDFLDEAEDILRNEGII; via the coding sequence ATGGCCTTAGACGAATTAAGACATGAGATAGACGAGGCTGACAGGATCCTCCTTGATGCCATCGAGAAGAGGATCGATGTCGCAAGACGTATCGGCGAATATAAGAGGATCATAGGTAAGCCCGTCTACGACAGGGACAGGGAAGCATCTAAGCTCGACTCTCTCGAGAGACTGGCAGGTGCCGAATCGCGACCTTATATCAGGGACCTTTATACGAAGATCTTCGAGGTTACAAGATCTCACGAGGATAAGCCCCTGTTCGGAGTACTGGGACAAAAGCTTCCCCACACATACTCTCCCATGATCCACCATCTCCTTACGGATGAATATACATACGGCATCATCGAGCGTGAGCCCGAGGAGCTCGATAAGCTCTTTGCCGATAAAGTATACGGCGGATTTAACGTTACCATCCCTTACAAGAAGGAAGCTGCAAAAAGATGTGACGTCATGTCCGATGAGGCAGCGGCGATAGGTGCGGTCAATACGGTAGTATTTGCGCCGGATGGAAAGACTTACGGATATAACACGGATATATTCGGTTTTGAATATATGCTTTCGAGAAATGACATCGATCCCAAGGGAAAGAAGTGCCTGATCCTCGGAACGGGCGGAGCTTCCGCGGCAGTATCCTATGCACTTAACAGGATGGGAGCCGAAGTCTCATTCTGCAGCAGAACAGGCGAGATCGATTACGATAACGTTTACGAGAAGTGCGCGGACGTATCCCTGATCGTCAACTGTACTCCCGTGGGAATGTACCCCGAAGTCGACGGCAAGGCGCTCGAGCTTTCGAAGTTTAATTCCTGCGAGGCATATGCGGATCTGATCTATAATCCTTCCGTTACAAGGCTCATGGAAGAGGCAGAGTCTTTGGGGCTCAAGACGGCAGGCGGACTTTCGATGCTCGTTGCACAGGCATATAAGGCATCCTGTTTCTTTAAGGGTGAGAAGACATTCGAAGTAACTCCCGAGAGCTCGAAAGTAATAGATGAGATCACGGATATCCTTACGGGCAGGATGAAGAATATTGCATTTATCGGTATGCCCGGATGCGGAAAGACCTCGCTTGGTAAGCACATCGCGCGTATCACGGGAAGAGAGTTCACGGATCTCGACGAAGCATATATCGCCGAGTACGGAGTAAAGCCTTCTGAGACCATCGAGGCTGAAGGCGAGGATGCTTTCAGGCAGAAGGAGACGGAGATAATAAAGAAGATACTTCCCGGCAGCGGCAGGATAATTTCCTGCGGCGGCGGAGTAGTAACAAGAGATATCAATAAGTATTACCTTAAGTGTAATTCGAGGATCGTATATGTAGAAAGACCGCTCGAGTCCCTTGATCATAAGGATCGTCCTTTGAGTGCAAGAGAGGGAGTAGAGAAGCTCTATGAGCAGCGCAGGGAAAACTACGAATCCTGGTCTGACGTCAGGCTTACGATCGGCGCGAAGGAATCAAAGTACGATTTCCTCGACGAAGCGGAAGATATATTGAGAAACGAGGGGATCATATGA
- a CDS encoding NAD(P)H-hydrate epimerase: MVDVISVENMRNSDAAAINGGIPSLELMRRAAQGIFDLSDLKGKTVIVVGSGNNGGDGFALASIMADSGNIPDIVTVTDHYSPDSTYYMNEAVVRSVKILPFRKGEGIFEQYDSIVDCLLGTGTKGDVRGVYKDVIEEINTAGQSCYVVSADINSGLNGDTGEGSCAVKSDLTVSIGSHKRGVVLSYVSNAGFISELVACDIGIRIDNREDYFLSDGEWREMGFPEEERIHKEQAVYYR, encoded by the coding sequence ATGGTTGATGTCATATCGGTAGAGAATATGAGAAACAGTGATGCCGCCGCGATAAACGGCGGCATTCCTTCGCTCGAACTGATGCGCCGCGCGGCACAGGGAATATTCGACCTATCTGATCTTAAGGGAAAGACCGTGATCGTAGTCGGAAGCGGCAATAACGGCGGGGACGGCTTTGCCCTCGCATCGATAATGGCAGACAGCGGAAATATCCCCGATATCGTCACCGTAACTGATCACTATTCTCCCGACAGCACTTATTACATGAACGAAGCTGTCGTAAGATCGGTAAAGATCCTGCCGTTTAGGAAGGGCGAAGGGATCTTTGAGCAGTACGACTCTATCGTAGACTGTCTTCTCGGGACAGGAACTAAAGGTGATGTCAGAGGCGTATATAAGGATGTGATCGAAGAGATAAATACTGCGGGCCAAAGCTGCTACGTTGTCAGCGCGGATATCAACAGCGGCTTAAACGGAGATACGGGCGAAGGATCCTGTGCAGTCAAGTCGGATCTGACCGTATCGATCGGCTCTCACAAAAGAGGCGTGGTCTTATCTTATGTTTCAAATGCCGGCTTCATCTCCGAGCTTGTCGCTTGTGATATCGGTATCAGGATAGATAACAGGGAAGATTACTTTTTAAGTGACGGTGAATGGCGCGAGATGGGCTTTCCCGAAGAAGAGAGAATTCACAAGGAGCAGGCGGTTTATTACAGATGA
- a CDS encoding SseB protein N-terminal domain-containing protein, producing the protein MGLFGKKNNDKDNNKDNNMLQGDDLDALIMSAIEETDLEQAQEKEQARKNEAERVARMTEQLKDLSAKDEKKVVRRSFLMVTASERDGETFKLKGTLHGDLKTDDTVYVYHPKGTVLEAKITDVESGSDEEPENIDMTKGKIVRLSVNFAEEIAADAVPEEAVPYYSVVTNVKPPVQQEDSKAPVENPFLLGLSLEYPNYMKDKEFMRNVIKSFAEGRFIVPIHPAQPSPDGEKPIIKLITIKKNPDDKLPIVPIFSDIAALATWKELMEKGKPSVALLPFKELAKLTSKDGPDFVLNPSGPVAINIPRQIVDSIAGLVRNVESDPNAPKPRVAVGVPPKNDETDKIRKALVEYAESSPDIKALGFIATIKEGNKRGYACVVDCPKAGAKDLFQGMADKIKPYMKEVRTMEFIVKEDAKFADMYFAKIPYDYQE; encoded by the coding sequence ATGGGATTGTTCGGAAAGAAGAATAACGATAAAGACAATAATAAAGATAACAATATGCTTCAGGGAGACGATCTCGATGCGCTCATAATGTCAGCCATCGAAGAGACTGATCTCGAGCAGGCTCAGGAAAAGGAGCAGGCCAGAAAGAACGAAGCAGAGCGTGTTGCCAGGATGACAGAGCAGCTCAAGGATCTTTCGGCTAAGGATGAGAAGAAGGTCGTAAGAAGATCTTTCCTCATGGTCACTGCTTCCGAGCGTGACGGCGAGACATTTAAGCTCAAGGGTACGCTTCACGGCGACCTGAAGACTGATGATACAGTCTATGTATATCATCCCAAGGGAACGGTACTTGAGGCTAAGATCACGGATGTAGAGTCCGGAAGTGACGAAGAGCCCGAGAATATCGATATGACAAAGGGCAAGATCGTACGTCTCTCGGTTAATTTTGCCGAAGAGATCGCGGCGGATGCCGTACCCGAGGAGGCAGTTCCTTATTACTCCGTAGTAACTAACGTAAAGCCGCCCGTACAGCAGGAGGATTCCAAGGCACCTGTCGAGAACCCTTTCCTTCTCGGTCTCTCTCTCGAGTATCCGAACTACATGAAGGATAAGGAGTTCATGCGCAACGTGATCAAGTCCTTCGCGGAAGGCCGATTCATCGTTCCGATACATCCGGCTCAGCCTTCACCTGACGGCGAAAAGCCGATCATCAAGCTCATCACCATAAAGAAGAATCCCGACGACAAGCTCCCGATCGTTCCCATCTTCTCGGATATCGCGGCGCTCGCGACATGGAAGGAACTCATGGAGAAGGGAAAGCCTTCAGTGGCACTTCTTCCTTTTAAGGAGCTAGCGAAGCTCACATCCAAGGACGGACCCGATTTCGTTCTTAATCCCTCAGGACCCGTTGCGATCAATATCCCGAGGCAGATCGTCGACAGCATCGCGGGTCTCGTGAGAAACGTCGAGAGCGACCCCAATGCTCCCAAGCCCAGAGTCGCAGTCGGTGTTCCTCCAAAGAATGATGAGACGGACAAGATCAGAAAGGCTCTCGTTGAGTATGCGGAGTCTTCACCCGATATAAAGGCGCTCGGATTTATCGCCACTATCAAGGAAGGCAACAAGAGAGGCTATGCATGCGTAGTCGATTGTCCCAAGGCGGGAGCCAAGGATCTCTTCCAGGGAATGGCCGACAAGATCAAGCCTTACATGAAGGAAGTCAGGACGATGGAATTCATCGTAAAGGAAGATGCGAAGTTCGCGGATATGTACTTCGCAAAGATACCGTATGACTATCAGGAATGA
- a CDS encoding anaerobic ribonucleoside-triphosphate reductase activating protein translates to MYYCAIKECDIADGIGVRVSLFVSGCRNRCEGCFQPETWNFCYGNEFTEDTQKEIFELLKPSYIRGLTVLGGEPFEPENQEVLLPFLQEYKRLFPNKDLWVFTGYRYHDELTVPGVHPNCEFTSDILDLIDVMVDGRFELSLKNLCLRYRGSSNQRIIDMKKTRACATGEVILWDERQASE, encoded by the coding sequence ATGTATTACTGTGCGATCAAGGAATGTGATATTGCCGATGGTATCGGTGTCAGAGTGAGCCTGTTCGTATCGGGATGCAGAAACCGCTGTGAAGGATGTTTCCAGCCTGAGACCTGGAACTTCTGCTACGGCAACGAATTCACCGAGGACACGCAAAAAGAGATATTCGAACTGCTTAAGCCCTCTTACATAAGGGGGCTTACTGTTTTGGGGGGAGAGCCTTTCGAGCCCGAAAATCAGGAGGTGCTCCTTCCGTTCCTTCAAGAATACAAGAGATTATTCCCGAATAAGGACCTCTGGGTCTTTACCGGTTATCGCTATCATGACGAGCTTACAGTCCCCGGAGTTCACCCGAACTGCGAATTCACTTCAGATATACTCGATCTGATCGATGTAATGGTCGACGGAAGATTTGAATTATCTTTAAAGAATTTGTGTCTTAGGTACCGCGGATCATCCAATCAGCGTATAATTGATATGAAGAAGACTCGCGCATGTGCTACAGGCGAAGTCATACTGTGGGACGAAAGACAAGCTAGCGAATAA
- a CDS encoding chorismate synthase produces MSMRSIYRGEVLDLEIYGESHSPTIGVLIKGLPEGVMPDEDKTRALMKRRAPGQNKWSTPRKEKDEVIFETSDDGRLHGYIVNSNTKPKDYASIMNKPRPSHADFTAKIKYGDKASESGGGIFSGRMTAPMCIAGSIALQQLAARGISIYSHVKNIAGVSDDTYFAHPVLDEGFRHALESVAAKEFPVVDDAAGEQMKEKIEEARMDLDSVGGVIETVVYGMPAGIGGPLFDGLEGKIAQIIYAVPAVKGIEFGNGFEAAALRGSENNDAFRITDDGNITLATNRSGGILGGITVGGSAAPVVFDCCLKPTPSIGREQDTVDIKEKTNTKISIEGRHDPCIVPRAVPVIEAATAIAIYDAILAEERNG; encoded by the coding sequence ATGAGCATGAGAAGCATTTACAGAGGAGAGGTCCTGGACCTTGAGATATACGGAGAATCCCACAGCCCGACTATCGGCGTTCTGATAAAGGGACTTCCCGAGGGTGTTATGCCCGATGAGGATAAGACCAGGGCTTTAATGAAGAGAAGGGCTCCCGGTCAGAATAAGTGGTCCACTCCGCGAAAGGAAAAGGATGAGGTCATCTTTGAGACTTCGGACGACGGCAGGCTTCACGGATATATCGTAAATTCCAACACGAAGCCCAAGGACTATGCTTCGATCATGAATAAGCCCAGGCCTTCACATGCCGACTTCACTGCTAAGATCAAGTACGGCGATAAGGCTTCCGAGAGCGGCGGAGGAATATTCTCCGGAAGGATGACCGCTCCCATGTGCATCGCGGGATCGATCGCTCTGCAGCAGCTCGCGGCAAGAGGCATCAGCATCTATTCTCACGTTAAGAATATTGCAGGCGTAAGTGACGATACATACTTCGCTCATCCTGTATTGGATGAAGGCTTCAGGCATGCTCTTGAGAGCGTAGCCGCTAAGGAATTCCCCGTCGTTGACGATGCGGCAGGCGAGCAGATGAAGGAGAAGATAGAAGAGGCACGCATGGATCTTGATTCCGTAGGCGGTGTCATCGAGACTGTCGTTTACGGAATGCCGGCTGGAATAGGCGGGCCCCTCTTCGACGGACTTGAAGGAAAGATAGCTCAGATCATTTACGCCGTACCTGCGGTCAAGGGTATCGAGTTCGGTAACGGATTTGAGGCGGCGGCACTTAGAGGTTCCGAGAATAACGATGCATTCAGGATCACAGATGACGGCAACATAACGCTCGCGACCAACAGGAGCGGCGGTATCCTTGGAGGTATCACTGTCGGAGGTTCTGCAGCACCCGTAGTATTCGATTGCTGTTTAAAGCCCACGCCTTCCATCGGAAGAGAGCAGGATACCGTAGATATCAAAGAGAAGACTAATACGAAGATAAGCATCGAAGGAAGGCATGATCCCTGTATCGTTCCGAGAGCGGTGCCTGTCATCGAAGCTGCAACGGCTATCGCGATATACGACGCGATCCTGGCGGAAGAGAGGAACGGCTGA
- a CDS encoding ribonucleoside-triphosphate reductase class III catalytic subunit: protein MKIIKRNKTEVDFDITKIVNAVTKANNAAKESERMTPTQIMRIADSVQKQCEKVTRALSVEEIQDLVEKQIMAHGAYEVAKLYITYRYTRSLVRRSNTTDDSILTLIECNNEELKQENSNKNPTVNSVQRDYMAGEVSKDITQRLLLPQDIVDAHNQGIIHFHDSDYFAQHMHNCDLVNLEDMLQNGTVISGTMIEKPHSFSTACNIATQIIAQVASNQYGGQSISLTHLAPFVQVSREKIRKLVDQETEEIGATLSDEQKDALVEKRLREEISRGVQTIQYQVVTLLTTNGQAPFVTVFMYLNEAKDPQLKKDLAMIIEEVLTQRIQGVKNESGVYVTPAFPKLIYVLEEDNIHEDSPYYHLTRLAARCTAKRMVPDYISEKVMLQLKVDKNGNGNCYTCMGCRSFLTTYVDENGQPKYYGRFNQGVVTLNLVDVACTACSETRNEEKFWKVLEERLELCHKALRCRHDRLAGTLSDAAPILWQYGALARLKKGEPITKLLYGGYSTISLGYAGLWECVYEVTGKKLTEAEGEEFGLRVMQTLNDACAKWKAEENIDYSIYGTPLESTTYKFAKCLQRRFGVIKGVTDKNYITNSYHVHVTEKIDAFKKLALESKFQRLSPGGAISYIEVPDMQNNIDAVMDVMKYIYDNIMYAELNTKSDYCQVCGFDGEIKIEERDNKLTWVCPNCGNDDENKLNVARRTCGYIGTQFWNQGRTQEIKERVLHL from the coding sequence ATGAAGATCATCAAGAGGAACAAGACAGAGGTTGATTTTGACATTACAAAGATCGTAAACGCTGTCACAAAGGCTAACAATGCAGCCAAGGAAAGCGAGAGGATGACTCCCACTCAGATCATGCGTATCGCTGACTCCGTTCAGAAGCAGTGCGAGAAGGTTACGCGTGCTCTTTCTGTCGAGGAGATCCAGGACCTCGTTGAGAAGCAGATCATGGCTCACGGTGCTTATGAGGTAGCAAAGCTCTACATCACATATCGTTATACAAGGAGCCTTGTTCGTCGTTCCAATACGACAGATGACAGCATCCTTACTCTTATCGAGTGCAATAACGAGGAGCTCAAGCAGGAGAACTCCAACAAGAACCCCACCGTCAACAGCGTTCAGCGTGACTATATGGCAGGTGAGGTAAGTAAGGATATCACTCAGAGACTCCTTCTTCCTCAGGATATCGTAGATGCTCACAATCAGGGCATCATCCACTTCCACGATTCTGACTATTTTGCTCAGCATATGCATAACTGCGACCTCGTAAATCTCGAGGATATGCTTCAGAACGGTACCGTTATCTCAGGTACCATGATCGAGAAGCCCCACAGCTTCTCCACGGCTTGTAATATCGCAACACAGATCATCGCTCAGGTTGCTTCCAACCAGTACGGCGGTCAGTCCATCTCTCTTACTCATCTTGCACCTTTCGTACAGGTATCGAGAGAGAAGATCAGGAAGCTCGTTGACCAGGAGACTGAGGAGATCGGCGCTACTCTTTCCGATGAGCAGAAGGATGCTCTCGTTGAGAAGAGACTTCGCGAAGAGATCTCAAGAGGCGTACAGACTATCCAGTATCAGGTAGTTACGCTCCTTACTACAAATGGTCAGGCTCCTTTCGTAACCGTATTCATGTATCTTAACGAGGCAAAGGATCCTCAGCTCAAGAAGGATCTTGCCATGATCATAGAGGAAGTCCTCACACAGAGGATCCAGGGCGTAAAGAACGAGTCCGGTGTATATGTAACACCCGCGTTCCCCAAGCTCATCTATGTTCTCGAGGAAGATAATATCCATGAGGATTCTCCTTACTATCACCTTACGAGACTCGCAGCAAGATGTACCGCAAAGAGAATGGTTCCCGACTATATCTCCGAGAAGGTAATGCTCCAGCTCAAGGTCGATAAGAACGGCAACGGCAACTGCTACACATGCATGGGTTGCAGATCTTTCCTTACTACTTACGTTGACGAGAACGGCCAGCCTAAGTACTACGGAAGATTTAACCAGGGTGTCGTAACCCTTAACCTTGTTGATGTTGCTTGTACCGCATGCAGCGAGACAAGAAACGAGGAGAAGTTCTGGAAGGTTCTCGAAGAAAGACTCGAGCTCTGCCACAAGGCACTCCGTTGCCGTCACGACAGACTTGCAGGTACTCTTTCCGATGCGGCTCCCATCCTCTGGCAGTATGGTGCTCTTGCAAGACTTAAGAAGGGTGAGCCTATCACAAAGCTCCTCTACGGCGGATATTCCACTATCTCACTTGGCTATGCAGGTCTTTGGGAGTGCGTATACGAGGTAACGGGCAAGAAGCTTACCGAGGCAGAAGGTGAAGAGTTCGGTCTCAGGGTCATGCAGACATTGAACGATGCATGTGCTAAGTGGAAGGCTGAAGAGAATATCGACTATTCCATCTACGGCACACCTCTCGAGTCCACGACATATAAGTTCGCTAAGTGCCTTCAGAGAAGATTCGGCGTCATCAAGGGCGTTACGGACAAGAACTACATCACAAACAGCTACCATGTTCATGTAACCGAGAAGATCGATGCATTCAAGAAGCTCGCACTGGAGTCCAAGTTCCAGAGACTTTCTCCCGGCGGCGCCATCAGCTACATCGAGGTTCCCGACATGCAGAACAATATCGATGCAGTCATGGATGTCATGAAGTATATCTACGACAACATCATGTATGCTGAGCTCAACACAAAGTCCGACTACTGCCAGGTATGCGGCTTTGACGGTGAGATCAAGATCGAAGAAAGAGACAACAAACTTACTTGGGTATGCCCCAACTGCGGCAACGATGACGAGAACAAGCTCAATGTAGCCAGAAGAACATGCGGCTACATCGGTACTCAGTTCTGGAATCAGGGCCGTACACAGGAGATCAAAGAGCGCGTACTTCACCTTTGA